From the genome of Terriglobales bacterium, one region includes:
- a CDS encoding cytochrome c, with protein sequence MRTPRTFSIGFLAALPLLALLLWSLAGCQKDTRRKSDAELGLTPQQARGRRIYDAHCLVCHEAYSKDEQRGPTLMGMYKKRQLASGAPANDERVRDAIVMGRAKMPGYGNLLTPQQVDDLIAYMHTL encoded by the coding sequence ATGCGAACGCCGCGCACGTTTTCCATTGGGTTTCTGGCCGCACTTCCGCTGTTGGCGCTGCTTCTCTGGTCCCTGGCGGGATGCCAGAAGGACACACGGCGGAAGAGCGACGCCGAACTCGGGCTGACGCCGCAACAGGCGCGCGGCCGCCGCATCTATGACGCTCACTGCCTGGTGTGCCACGAAGCGTACAGCAAGGACGAGCAACGCGGACCGACGCTGATGGGCATGTACAAGAAGCGCCAACTGGCGAGCGGCGCTCCCGCCAACGACGAGCGCGTGCGCGACGCCATCGTCATGGGTCGCGCCAAAATGCCGGGCTACGGAAATCTGCTGACACCGCAGCAGGTGGATGACCTGATCGCGTATATGCACACGCTGTAA
- the lipA gene encoding lipoyl synthase has product MAASFQLVQIAPVPVRPQAKPEWLKARPPMGENYHELKVLARSLGLHTVCESARCPNIGECWNHRTATFMLLGDVCTRRCGFCAVPKGHPGPIDQDEPRRVAEAVAALNLRHAVVTSVNRDDDNLGGARIFAETIREIRRRAPACRVEVLIPDFQGDEASLRAVLDARPDVLNHNTETVPRLYRTVRSGARYQRSLDLLQRAKRFAPGMVTKSGLMAGLGESMDELLAVFRDLAARGVDILTVGQYLRPTLDHLPVARYYTPDEFRIMREEALRMGFRHVESGPLVRSSYHAHEHTDAALRA; this is encoded by the coding sequence ATGGCCGCTTCCTTCCAGCTCGTGCAAATCGCGCCCGTACCGGTGCGTCCGCAGGCGAAGCCTGAGTGGCTGAAGGCGCGCCCCCCGATGGGCGAGAACTATCACGAGCTGAAGGTGCTAGCGCGCTCACTGGGGTTGCACACGGTGTGCGAATCGGCGCGCTGTCCCAACATCGGCGAGTGCTGGAACCACCGCACGGCGACCTTCATGCTGCTGGGCGACGTGTGCACACGCCGCTGCGGCTTCTGCGCCGTGCCCAAGGGACATCCCGGACCCATCGACCAGGACGAACCGCGCCGCGTGGCGGAAGCGGTGGCCGCGTTGAACCTGCGTCATGCCGTGGTGACCAGCGTGAATCGCGACGATGACAACCTGGGTGGGGCGCGCATCTTCGCCGAGACCATTCGCGAGATCCGCCGCAGGGCCCCGGCCTGCCGCGTCGAGGTGCTGATCCCGGACTTCCAGGGCGACGAGGCATCCCTGCGCGCGGTGCTTGATGCCCGCCCCGACGTCCTCAACCACAATACGGAGACGGTGCCGCGCCTTTATCGCACGGTGCGCTCGGGCGCGCGCTACCAGCGCTCACTCGACCTCCTGCAGCGCGCCAAGCGATTCGCGCCCGGCATGGTGACGAAATCCGGTTTGATGGCCGGCCTGGGCGAGAGCATGGACGAACTGCTCGCAGTCTTCCGCGACCTGGCCGCACGCGGCGTCGATATTCTCACGGTCGGGCAGTACCTGCGCCCCACGCTCGACCACCTGCCGGTGGCCCGGTACTACACGCCTGACGAGTTCCGCATCATGAGAGAAGAAGCGTTGCGGATGGGATTCCGCCACGTCGAATCGGGCCCGCTGGTCCGCTCCAGCTACCACGCCCACGAGCACACCGACGCCGCACTGCGGGCGTAG
- a CDS encoding M13 family metallopeptidase yields MQTKLALSLMIVLAALAAAGQSADRTPARGFSLDAMDRSVDPCVDFYQYSCGGWRAKNPIPADRSAWGRGSELQERNYEVLRDILEKAAARKTGASKVEQEVGTFWAACMDEKVSEARGFEPIAPELKRIADLKSKAEIPGLLAHLHQTGVNALFRTDSEQDFKDATEVIAVTDQRGLSLPDRDYYLKDDPKFVENRKQYLAHLEKMFGMLGEPAEKAAADAKVVMEIETKLAEASMDRVRRREPANIYHRMKVAELAALSPSFDWNAYLKAAGVPPIESLNVRVPDFVKGMEGVLASRSLDDLKTYLRWQVTRANAPLLSSAFVEENFDFFGRKLTGAKENRPRWKRCVERTDDALGEALGQLYVDATFGAEGKERMLKMVRALEAALERDIRELPWMTEATKEKALEKLHAIANKIGYPEKYRDYSSIRLVSDDLVGNVARSNRFEFARQLNKIGKPVDPKEWFMTPPTVNAYYDPQQNNINFPAGILQPPFFDRSMDDAVNFGGIGAVIGHELTHGFDDEGRKFDPKGNLKDWWTEDDAREFEQRASCVADQYSEYSPIADVKLNGKLTLGENTADNGGLRIAYMALMDTIAGKSAPSIEGFTPEQRFFLGWGQVWCQNITDQRTKMLATIDPHSPGRFRVIGVVSNMPEFQKAFSCKKGQPMVRENACRVW; encoded by the coding sequence ATGCAAACCAAGCTCGCACTTTCGTTGATGATCGTCCTGGCCGCGCTCGCCGCCGCCGGCCAGTCGGCCGACAGAACGCCGGCGCGCGGTTTCAGCCTGGACGCGATGGACCGCAGCGTCGACCCCTGCGTGGATTTCTACCAGTACTCCTGCGGCGGCTGGCGGGCGAAGAACCCCATCCCCGCGGATCGCTCGGCTTGGGGCCGGGGCAGCGAACTGCAGGAGCGGAACTACGAAGTCTTGCGTGACATCCTGGAAAAAGCCGCGGCCAGGAAGACCGGGGCCAGCAAGGTTGAGCAGGAGGTCGGGACTTTCTGGGCTGCCTGCATGGATGAGAAAGTCTCCGAAGCCCGGGGCTTTGAACCCATCGCTCCGGAGTTGAAGCGGATCGCCGACCTGAAGAGCAAGGCGGAGATCCCCGGCCTGCTGGCGCACCTTCACCAGACGGGCGTGAATGCGCTGTTCCGCACCGACTCCGAGCAGGATTTCAAGGACGCCACCGAAGTCATCGCCGTGACCGACCAGCGCGGCTTGAGCCTTCCCGACCGGGACTACTACCTCAAGGATGATCCCAAGTTTGTTGAGAATCGCAAACAATACCTGGCCCATCTGGAGAAGATGTTCGGCATGTTGGGCGAGCCCGCAGAAAAGGCAGCGGCGGATGCCAAGGTGGTGATGGAGATTGAGACCAAGCTGGCGGAAGCGTCCATGGATCGGGTGAGGCGTCGCGAGCCCGCCAATATCTATCACCGGATGAAGGTGGCGGAGTTGGCCGCGCTCAGTCCCTCGTTCGACTGGAATGCCTACCTGAAAGCGGCCGGCGTACCGCCCATCGAGAGCCTGAACGTACGTGTGCCCGACTTCGTCAAGGGCATGGAGGGCGTTCTTGCCTCCCGCAGCCTCGACGACCTGAAAACCTACCTGCGCTGGCAGGTGACGCGCGCCAACGCGCCGCTGCTTTCCTCCGCCTTCGTGGAGGAGAATTTCGACTTTTTCGGGCGCAAGCTCACCGGCGCCAAGGAGAACCGGCCGCGCTGGAAACGCTGCGTGGAGCGCACGGACGACGCCCTGGGCGAGGCCTTGGGTCAGCTCTACGTCGATGCCACCTTCGGCGCCGAAGGCAAAGAGCGCATGCTCAAGATGGTGCGGGCGCTGGAGGCCGCCCTGGAGCGCGACATCCGCGAGCTGCCCTGGATGACGGAAGCCACCAAGGAAAAAGCGCTGGAGAAGCTGCACGCCATCGCCAACAAGATCGGCTATCCGGAGAAGTATCGCGATTACTCCAGCATCCGCCTGGTCTCCGACGACCTGGTGGGCAACGTTGCTCGCAGCAACCGGTTCGAATTCGCGCGGCAACTGAACAAGATCGGTAAGCCGGTGGACCCGAAGGAGTGGTTCATGACGCCGCCCACCGTCAATGCCTACTACGACCCGCAACAGAACAACATCAACTTCCCCGCCGGCATCTTGCAGCCGCCGTTCTTCGACCGCAGCATGGATGACGCGGTGAATTTTGGCGGGATCGGCGCGGTGATCGGCCACGAGCTTACTCACGGCTTCGACGATGAAGGCCGCAAATTCGACCCCAAAGGCAATCTCAAGGACTGGTGGACGGAAGACGACGCCCGGGAGTTCGAACAGCGCGCCAGTTGCGTCGCCGACCAGTACAGCGAGTACTCGCCGATTGCGGATGTGAAGCTGAACGGCAAGCTCACCCTGGGCGAGAACACCGCCGACAACGGCGGGCTGCGCATTGCCTACATGGCTCTGATGGATACAATCGCCGGCAAGAGCGCCCCCTCTATTGAGGGCTTCACGCCCGAGCAGCGGTTTTTCCTGGGTTGGGGACAGGTATGGTGCCAGAACATCACCGATCAGCGGACCAAGATGCTGGCCACCATTGACCCGCATTCTCCCGGGCGCTTCCGTGTGATTGGCGTGGTCTCCAACATGCCGGAATTCCAGAAGGCCTTCTCATGCAAAAAGGGACAACCCATGGTGCGCGAGAACGCCTGCCGCGTGTGGTGA
- the selA gene encoding L-seryl-tRNA(Sec) selenium transferase encodes MPAADKAALLRRLPSVDEVLRRPAIAHLAEHGGRVAVTEAARTVLDRLRSVIAEGHLDATGVDVALAGIDGAIERLVRHATEYSLRPVVNATGVILHTNLGRAPLAKAALERMAEVAGVYSNLEFDLGTGERGKRDVHADRLFRRLLNVEGRDDVRTVVVNNNAAAVLLALNTLAEGGEVIVSRGELVEIGGSFRIPDVMAKSGAVLREVGTTNRTRLADYERAIGEKTKLILRVHRSNFQIVGFTEQPELAELAALAHQHELPLMEDLGSGALFDLRSLGVTGEPGVTDSLRAGCDLVTFSGDKLLGGPQAGLLSGRADVVARIRANPMFRALRVDKLTYAALEATLLAYLRQEHDAIPALAMMRLTKEDIRQRAEKLAAAIAGVKKLRVRVEEDESVIGGGSTPGAMLPTFVLAVTCDELSANEIAARLRAFNPPVVARVDEGRVLIDLRTVFPEQDEVVASALRTL; translated from the coding sequence GTGCCGGCCGCCGACAAAGCCGCCCTCTTGCGTCGCCTGCCCTCGGTGGACGAGGTGCTGCGCCGCCCCGCGATTGCGCACCTGGCGGAGCATGGGGGCCGAGTTGCCGTTACAGAGGCGGCGCGCACCGTGCTCGACCGCCTGCGCTCCGTGATCGCTGAGGGGCACCTGGACGCCACGGGGGTAGACGTCGCACTGGCCGGCATCGACGGCGCCATCGAGCGCCTGGTTCGGCACGCCACCGAGTACTCCCTGCGCCCGGTGGTCAACGCGACCGGCGTGATCCTGCACACCAACCTGGGACGCGCACCGCTGGCGAAGGCCGCTCTCGAGCGCATGGCCGAAGTGGCCGGCGTCTATTCCAACCTGGAGTTCGACCTCGGCACGGGCGAGCGCGGCAAGCGCGACGTGCACGCCGACCGCCTGTTCCGCCGCCTCTTGAATGTCGAAGGCCGCGACGACGTTCGCACCGTTGTGGTCAACAACAACGCCGCCGCCGTGCTGCTGGCGCTCAACACGCTGGCCGAAGGCGGCGAGGTCATCGTGTCACGCGGCGAGCTGGTGGAGATCGGCGGCTCCTTCCGCATCCCCGACGTCATGGCGAAATCCGGCGCGGTGCTGCGCGAGGTGGGCACCACCAACCGCACCCGCCTGGCCGACTACGAGCGGGCGATTGGCGAAAAGACGAAGCTCATCCTGCGCGTCCATCGCTCGAACTTCCAGATCGTCGGTTTCACGGAGCAGCCGGAATTGGCGGAATTGGCGGCGCTCGCGCACCAGCACGAGCTGCCGCTGATGGAAGACCTGGGATCCGGCGCGCTGTTCGACCTGCGCTCCCTCGGCGTGACCGGCGAGCCGGGCGTCACCGACAGCCTGCGCGCCGGCTGCGACCTGGTGACCTTTAGCGGCGACAAGCTGCTGGGCGGACCGCAGGCCGGCCTGCTCAGCGGGCGCGCCGACGTGGTGGCGCGCATTCGAGCCAACCCGATGTTCCGCGCCCTGCGCGTGGACAAGCTGACCTATGCGGCGCTCGAAGCCACGCTCCTCGCCTATCTGCGGCAGGAGCATGACGCCATTCCGGCGCTGGCCATGATGCGGCTGACGAAGGAAGACATCCGGCAGCGGGCGGAGAAGCTGGCAGCCGCCATCGCCGGTGTGAAGAAGCTGCGCGTGCGCGTGGAGGAAGACGAGAGCGTGATCGGCGGCGGCTCTACGCCCGGCGCCATGCTGCCCACGTTCGTGCTGGCTGTGACTTGTGATGAACTGAGCGCCAATGAAATCGCGGCCCGCTTGCGCGCCTTCAATCCGCCCGTGGTCGCCCGCGTCGACGAAGGCCGCGTCCTGATCGACTTGCGCACCGTCTTCCCGGAACAGGATGAGGTGGTTGCGAGCGCCCTCAGAACGTTGTGA
- a CDS encoding cold-shock protein, whose protein sequence is MEQGIVKWFNDAKGYGFISRQNGEDVFVHFSAIQAEGFRSLKEGQAVQFNLVKGPKGWQAENVTAL, encoded by the coding sequence ATGGAACAAGGAATTGTGAAGTGGTTCAATGACGCCAAGGGCTACGGCTTCATCAGCCGTCAGAACGGTGAGGATGTCTTCGTGCATTTCTCGGCCATCCAGGCGGAGGGCTTCCGCTCTCTGAAGGAAGGCCAGGCCGTGCAGTTCAACCTCGTCAAGGGACCCAAGGGCTGGCAGGCGGAGAACGTTACCGCTCTCTAA
- the acpS gene encoding holo-ACP synthase, with amino-acid sequence MIVGTGVDIVEVPRVAAAIERFGRRFLERVFTPDEIRYCESRRNRAERYAARFAAKEAALKALGTGWKRGIAWREVEVRREPSGRPTLHFSGKAAEFAARLGAKRAALSLSHTVEQAIAHVILEGD; translated from the coding sequence ATGATCGTCGGCACAGGCGTGGACATTGTAGAAGTGCCGCGGGTGGCGGCGGCGATCGAGCGCTTCGGCCGGCGGTTCCTGGAGCGCGTGTTCACCCCGGACGAGATCCGCTACTGCGAGTCTCGGCGCAACCGTGCCGAGCGTTACGCGGCCCGTTTTGCCGCCAAGGAAGCCGCGCTCAAGGCGCTGGGCACGGGCTGGAAGCGCGGCATCGCCTGGCGCGAGGTGGAAGTGCGGCGCGAGCCCAGCGGACGCCCCACTCTTCACTTCTCGGGCAAGGCGGCCGAGTTTGCGGCCCGCCTGGGAGCGAAGCGCGCTGCGCTTTCGCTCTCACACACGGTCGAACAGGCCATCGCGCATGTCATCCTCGAAGGTGATTAG
- a CDS encoding MlaD family protein, whose protein sequence is MPSRRQVTWAELRVGVTVLVSSAVLAVAIFLVTGTTGLFGGTIRVKTYFDNAEGLRPGAPVSLQGVDIGNVTDIRIVEGRPQQPVEVTLKLSTRYRERLRKDSVASLNTRGALGETYIDIFSGEAKGAEAADGDVLPSEERPGLQDVVRASQTTLENMNVLLKRLDRIVAAVERGEGSVGKFIYDPTLFNKANETLNEVRNLVRGISRGEGTVGKLLKDEELYRRANASVEKLNRIVDKIERGEGSAGKFINDPRLYEQAEQTMAKASRVMSDVEAGKGTMGKILRDEEFAKKVDNTMTRLSQIADRLEAGEGTAGKLLRDPSIYTNADQMLVETRNLIKAVRENPKKYLTIRFKLF, encoded by the coding sequence TTGCCCAGCCGCAGGCAGGTCACGTGGGCCGAACTCCGTGTTGGCGTCACCGTGCTGGTTTCCAGCGCGGTGCTGGCGGTGGCCATCTTCCTGGTCACCGGCACCACCGGCCTGTTCGGCGGCACCATCCGCGTGAAGACCTATTTCGACAATGCCGAGGGCCTGCGCCCGGGCGCTCCGGTCAGCCTGCAGGGCGTGGACATCGGCAACGTCACCGACATCCGCATCGTGGAGGGCCGCCCGCAGCAGCCGGTCGAGGTCACCTTGAAGCTCTCCACCCGCTACCGGGAACGTTTGCGCAAGGACTCCGTGGCTTCCCTCAACACGCGCGGCGCTTTGGGCGAAACCTACATCGACATCTTCAGCGGTGAAGCCAAGGGAGCCGAAGCCGCCGATGGCGACGTGCTGCCTTCGGAAGAGCGCCCCGGCTTGCAGGACGTGGTGCGCGCCAGCCAGACCACGCTGGAGAACATGAACGTCCTGCTGAAGCGCCTGGACCGGATTGTGGCTGCCGTCGAGCGCGGCGAGGGCTCGGTGGGCAAGTTCATCTACGATCCCACCCTGTTCAACAAGGCCAACGAGACGCTGAACGAAGTCCGCAATCTCGTGCGCGGCATCAGTCGCGGCGAGGGTACCGTGGGCAAGCTGCTGAAGGACGAGGAGCTCTACCGCCGCGCCAACGCCTCGGTGGAAAAGCTGAACAGGATCGTCGACAAGATCGAGCGCGGCGAAGGCTCGGCCGGCAAGTTCATCAACGATCCCAGGCTTTACGAGCAGGCCGAGCAGACCATGGCCAAGGCCAGCCGCGTCATGTCCGACGTCGAAGCGGGCAAGGGGACCATGGGCAAGATCTTGCGCGACGAAGAGTTCGCGAAAAAGGTGGATAACACCATGACCCGCCTGTCGCAGATCGCCGACCGTCTGGAGGCCGGTGAGGGCACGGCCGGCAAGCTCCTGCGCGATCCCTCGATCTACACCAACGCCGACCAGATGCTGGTGGAAACGCGCAACCTGATCAAGGCGGTCCGCGAGAACCCGAAAAAGTATCTGACCATTCGCTTCAAACTGTTCTGA
- a CDS encoding MBL fold metallo-hydrolase → MRIERFEVPGLSHYSYVIVSSGCAAVVDPRRDIDVYLEYAAARGLKITHVLETHIHADYASGARELVEDTGAEAWLSGHDEGEDFQYRFPHRDFRDGEELDLGEARVVAMHTPGHTPEHLAFLVYERGRTHPLAMLSGDFVFVGSLGRPDLLGEAAKHRLAGELYQSVHERLKHLPDGVQVLPAHGAGSLCGAGMGERPFTTLGYERAANLFFGLRSREEFVDRILGTVPPFPEYYKRMKRVNSEGAQPLGGIPDGGALAPEDFEALIEKKNAVVIDLRRPEAFGGAHVPGAFSIGDDHNLSMWAAWVVPYDTPILLVGEEGSDCEAARRSLIRVGLDEIRGYLKGGMRSWILDGYPQEHVPQISVYELAERQRGDASCVLDVRTLGEWNSGHVRGATHIMAGDLPQRLSQVPRDRDVYLICGSGYRSSIASSILRRAGYQAVHNVIGGMTAWKNAGLPVVTEQAACAA, encoded by the coding sequence ATGCGTATCGAGCGCTTTGAAGTGCCCGGGCTGTCCCACTATTCGTACGTGATCGTGTCGTCGGGTTGCGCCGCCGTGGTCGATCCCCGGCGCGACATCGACGTCTACCTGGAATACGCTGCCGCCCGCGGCCTGAAAATCACCCATGTGCTGGAGACCCACATCCACGCCGATTACGCCTCGGGCGCACGTGAGCTGGTGGAAGATACCGGCGCCGAGGCCTGGCTAAGCGGCCACGACGAAGGCGAAGACTTCCAGTATCGGTTCCCGCACCGCGACTTCCGCGACGGCGAGGAACTGGATCTGGGCGAGGCGCGCGTCGTAGCCATGCACACGCCCGGCCACACCCCGGAGCATCTGGCTTTCCTGGTGTACGAGCGGGGGCGGACGCATCCGCTGGCCATGCTTTCCGGGGATTTCGTTTTCGTGGGTTCGTTGGGGCGGCCGGATCTGTTGGGCGAGGCGGCGAAACACCGCTTGGCGGGCGAACTCTACCAGAGCGTGCACGAACGCCTGAAACATCTGCCGGACGGCGTACAGGTCCTGCCCGCGCACGGCGCGGGCTCGCTTTGTGGAGCCGGGATGGGCGAGCGTCCGTTCACCACCCTGGGCTACGAACGTGCCGCGAACCTGTTCTTCGGTCTGCGCTCGCGCGAGGAGTTCGTCGACCGCATCCTGGGAACGGTTCCTCCGTTTCCGGAGTATTACAAGCGCATGAAGCGGGTGAACTCCGAAGGAGCGCAGCCGCTGGGCGGCATCCCCGATGGCGGCGCGCTCGCCCCGGAGGATTTCGAAGCGCTGATCGAAAAGAAGAACGCGGTGGTCATCGATCTGCGGCGGCCGGAAGCGTTCGGAGGCGCGCATGTTCCCGGCGCGTTCTCCATCGGCGACGACCACAATCTTTCCATGTGGGCGGCGTGGGTCGTCCCCTACGACACGCCCATTCTGCTGGTGGGAGAAGAGGGCTCGGATTGCGAAGCGGCGAGGCGCTCGCTCATCCGCGTGGGCCTGGATGAGATCCGAGGTTACCTGAAGGGCGGCATGCGCTCCTGGATCCTGGATGGATACCCGCAGGAACATGTGCCGCAGATCTCCGTGTACGAACTGGCGGAGAGGCAGCGCGGCGACGCGTCCTGTGTGCTCGATGTGCGCACCCTCGGGGAATGGAACTCCGGCCACGTGCGGGGCGCTACGCACATCATGGCCGGCGACCTGCCGCAGAGACTTAGCCAGGTGCCGCGCGACCGCGACGTTTACCTGATCTGCGGTTCCGGATACCGCTCCAGCATCGCCTCGAGCATCCTGCGGCGAGCCGGGTACCAAGCCGTCCACAACGTGATCGGCGGCATGACGGCATGGAAGAATGCCGGATTGCCGGTAGTGACGGAACAAGCGGCGTGCGCGGCCTGA
- a CDS encoding DUF488 family protein — MQVLLKRAYERPSAADGTRVLVDRLWPRGVNKQAARLDAWLKDLAPSNDLRRWFHARPSYWQRFRALYLKELAGPAAARALEELYRLAAKPRPLTLVYASRNTEYNNATVLKELLEGMRKPPSTAGPAAAARMRARAVRRR; from the coding sequence ATGCAAGTCCTGCTGAAGCGTGCCTACGAAAGGCCGTCGGCCGCGGACGGCACCCGCGTCCTGGTGGACCGCCTTTGGCCTCGTGGCGTGAACAAGCAGGCGGCGCGGCTCGACGCCTGGCTGAAGGACCTGGCGCCCTCGAACGACCTGCGCCGCTGGTTCCACGCCCGTCCGTCGTACTGGCAGCGCTTTCGTGCGCTGTATCTCAAGGAGCTGGCGGGTCCGGCGGCCGCGCGGGCCCTCGAGGAGCTGTACCGTCTGGCGGCCAAGCCACGCCCTCTGACGCTGGTCTACGCCTCGCGCAACACCGAGTACAACAACGCCACCGTCCTCAAGGAGCTGTTGGAGGGCATGCGCAAGCCGCCCTCGACCGCAGGGCCGGCTGCCGCCGCGCGCATGCGGGCGCGGGCCGTGCGCCGCCGGTGA
- a CDS encoding M13 family metallopeptidase encodes MRVLRLIGLLLAAAMAWAQAEGPKPMKSLDLDAMDTSADPCEDFFQYACGKWNANNPIPPDQTRWGRFDELRERNRYVLRDILEKYRAKNAGRTAVEQKIGDYYDACMDQAALEKKGLKPLQPYLKKIDKMKSKADLTRVLITLHDAGSNALFGFGAVPQLKNSTTTGAWADQGGLGLPNKDFYFKDDAKSDEIRTKYVEHVGNMLALLGESPASAKTTAAAIMKLETTLARNAQDPVTRRNPNNLDHWMKRSEFESLAPSIQWTLYYEGIGAPSFTELNVANPEFFKGLEAAVNQTDLPTIKAYLKWRLVTLAAQFLPERFQQENFNFFQKTLQGAKEIQPRWKRCANAVDADLGQALGQKYVELTFGAEGKERTLKMVHALEKALERDIEQLDWMGPETKKRAKEKLAAIFNMIGYPDQWRDYSALAIKRGDALGNSLRSNAFENRRQLRKIGNPVDRKEWPFTPPTVNAGYSPLQNRISFPAGILQPPFYSNDIDDAVNFGAIGMVIGHELTHGFDDSGRRYDAQGNLRDWWTPEDAKEFERRAACIADQYSAYSPIEGVKLNGKLTLGENVADNGGSRIALMALLDTFGGKEPEKIDGFTAEQRFFLGYGQIWCQNVTPERERTSALTDPHSPGRFRVNGVVSNSPEFQKAFGCKKGQAMVRENACRVW; translated from the coding sequence ATGCGAGTACTTCGACTGATTGGGCTGCTGCTGGCGGCGGCGATGGCATGGGCGCAGGCGGAAGGGCCCAAGCCCATGAAGAGCCTGGATCTGGACGCCATGGATACGTCCGCCGACCCCTGCGAGGACTTCTTTCAATACGCCTGCGGGAAGTGGAACGCCAACAATCCCATTCCACCGGACCAGACGCGCTGGGGGCGCTTCGACGAGTTGCGCGAGCGCAACCGCTACGTTCTGCGCGACATCCTGGAGAAGTATCGCGCCAAGAACGCCGGGCGCACCGCGGTGGAGCAGAAGATCGGCGACTACTACGACGCCTGCATGGACCAGGCGGCGCTGGAGAAGAAAGGCCTGAAGCCGCTCCAGCCCTACCTGAAAAAAATCGACAAGATGAAAAGCAAGGCCGACCTGACCCGGGTGCTCATCACGCTGCACGACGCCGGATCGAATGCGTTGTTCGGGTTCGGGGCCGTCCCGCAACTGAAGAACTCCACCACCACCGGCGCCTGGGCGGACCAGGGCGGTCTCGGCCTGCCCAACAAGGATTTCTACTTCAAGGACGACGCCAAATCGGACGAAATCCGTACCAAGTACGTCGAGCACGTGGGCAACATGCTGGCGCTGCTGGGCGAATCACCGGCCAGCGCCAAGACCACCGCCGCCGCCATCATGAAGCTGGAGACGACATTGGCCAGGAACGCCCAGGACCCGGTGACGCGCCGCAATCCCAACAACCTCGACCACTGGATGAAACGCAGCGAGTTTGAATCGCTGGCGCCTTCCATCCAATGGACGCTGTATTATGAGGGCATCGGCGCTCCATCCTTCACCGAGCTCAACGTGGCCAACCCCGAGTTCTTCAAGGGACTGGAAGCCGCGGTGAACCAAACCGATCTGCCCACCATCAAGGCCTATCTCAAGTGGCGCCTGGTCACGCTGGCCGCGCAATTCCTGCCGGAGCGCTTCCAGCAGGAAAACTTCAACTTCTTCCAGAAGACTTTGCAGGGCGCCAAAGAGATCCAGCCGCGCTGGAAGCGTTGTGCCAACGCCGTCGACGCCGACCTGGGTCAGGCTTTAGGGCAGAAGTACGTCGAGCTGACCTTCGGGGCCGAAGGCAAGGAGCGCACCCTGAAGATGGTACATGCACTGGAGAAGGCCCTGGAGCGCGACATCGAGCAACTGGACTGGATGGGCCCGGAAACCAAGAAGCGCGCCAAGGAAAAGCTCGCCGCCATCTTCAACATGATCGGTTACCCGGACCAGTGGCGCGATTACTCCGCGCTCGCCATCAAGCGCGGCGACGCGCTCGGCAACTCGCTGCGCTCCAACGCCTTCGAGAACCGGCGTCAGCTGCGCAAGATCGGCAATCCCGTGGACCGCAAGGAGTGGCCCTTCACTCCGCCCACCGTGAATGCCGGCTATTCGCCGTTGCAGAACCGCATCTCGTTCCCAGCCGGTATCCTGCAACCGCCGTTCTACAGCAACGACATTGATGACGCGGTGAATTTCGGCGCCATCGGCATGGTCATCGGGCACGAGCTCACCCACGGCTTCGACGACTCGGGCCGCCGCTACGACGCCCAGGGCAACCTGCGCGACTGGTGGACTCCCGAGGATGCCAAGGAGTTTGAGCGCCGCGCCGCCTGTATCGCCGACCAGTACAGCGCCTATTCGCCCATCGAGGGCGTCAAGCTGAACGGCAAGCTCACGCTCGGGGAGAACGTGGCCGATAACGGCGGCAGCCGCATCGCCCTGATGGCCCTGCTGGATACCTTCGGTGGCAAGGAGCCGGAGAAGATCGACGGCTTCACCGCCGAGCAGCGCTTCTTCCTCGGCTACGGGCAGATCTGGTGTCAGAACGTCACGCCGGAGCGCGAGCGCACTTCCGCGCTCACCGACCCGCACTCGCCGGGTCGCTTCCGGGTGAACGGCGTGGTCTCCAATTCGCCCGAGTTCCAGAAGGCTTTCGGCTGCAAGAAGGGCCAGGCCATGGTGCGGGAGAACGCCTGCCGGGTGTGGTAG